The following coding sequences lie in one Angustibacter luteus genomic window:
- a CDS encoding ABC transporter permease has translation MTSIGTKVADTARKPVEGLDSLGGQLRFYVRSLAWTPRTIRRYKKEIMRLLAEVSLGTGALSVIGGTVGVITFLAFFTGTEVGLQGYSALNQLGTGAFTGFISAYFNTREIAPLVAGLALAATVGCGFTAQLGAMRISEEVDALEVMGLPSLPFLVTTRMIAGFIAVMPLYVVGLLSSYFATRFITTQYFGQSTGTYDHYFHLFLPPGDVLWSFLKVLVFAVVIILIHCYYGYTASGGPAGVGVAVGKAVRTSIVAINIVDFFLSLAIWGATTTVRIAG, from the coding sequence ATGACCAGCATCGGGACCAAGGTGGCCGACACGGCGCGCAAGCCGGTCGAGGGCCTGGACAGCCTCGGCGGCCAGCTGCGCTTCTACGTGCGCTCGCTCGCCTGGACGCCGCGCACGATCCGCCGCTACAAGAAGGAGATCATGCGCCTGCTGGCCGAGGTCAGCCTCGGCACGGGCGCCCTGTCGGTCATCGGCGGCACCGTCGGCGTCATCACCTTCCTGGCCTTCTTCACCGGCACCGAGGTCGGGCTGCAGGGCTACAGCGCGCTCAACCAGCTCGGCACCGGCGCGTTCACCGGCTTCATCTCGGCCTACTTCAACACCCGCGAGATCGCCCCGCTGGTCGCCGGCCTGGCGCTCGCGGCCACCGTCGGCTGCGGCTTCACCGCCCAGCTCGGTGCGATGCGGATCAGCGAGGAGGTCGACGCCCTCGAGGTGATGGGACTGCCGAGCCTGCCCTTCCTGGTGACCACCCGGATGATCGCCGGGTTCATCGCGGTGATGCCGCTGTACGTGGTCGGCCTCCTGTCGTCGTACTTCGCGACCCGCTTCATCACCACCCAGTACTTCGGGCAGTCCACGGGCACGTACGACCACTACTTCCACCTGTTCCTGCCGCCCGGCGACGTCCTGTGGTCGTTCCTCAAGGTGCTGGTCTTCGCCGTCGTGATCATCCTGATCCACTGCTACTACGGCTACACCGCCAGCGGCGGCCCGGCCGGCGTCGGCGTCGCGGTCGGCAAGGCCGTCCGGACGTCGATCGTGGCGATCAACATCGTCGACTTCTTCCTGTCGCTGGCCATCTGGGGCGCCACCACCACCGTGCGGATCGCGGGGTAG
- a CDS encoding DUF4143 domain-containing protein, translated as MTGRLHSMKIWPLSQGEIAGVIEDLIPALRTNPEPAVLAHPSSTTTRSEYIERVCAGGFPLAINRSLAARNRWFDDYVSQSVERDALELVRIRQRQVLRELLNRLGGRTGQILNLSNAIDGLGVERKTAEEYTKLLEDLFLIARLPAWGKTLRARAASSPKVHMVDSGLAARLLRLTPDKLASLDPTALTEFGNLLETFVVGELRKQVSWLEEQVTVGHWRTHDGDEVDFVIEFDDGGVLAFEVKAGERVPGREFSGLRKLRDALGKRFIAGVVLATGPRSFSFEDRLYVMPIDRLWTPVG; from the coding sequence CCTCATCCCGGCGCTTCGCACGAATCCCGAGCCCGCTGTGCTTGCCCACCCCTCCTCGACCACCACCCGTAGCGAGTACATCGAACGCGTCTGCGCAGGCGGGTTTCCCTTGGCGATCAACCGTTCGCTGGCGGCACGCAACCGGTGGTTCGACGATTACGTTTCCCAGTCGGTAGAGCGCGACGCCCTGGAGCTGGTGCGCATCAGGCAGCGACAGGTCCTGCGCGAGCTACTGAACCGCCTGGGTGGCAGGACCGGGCAGATCCTGAACCTGAGCAACGCCATCGACGGGCTCGGCGTGGAACGCAAGACCGCCGAGGAGTACACCAAGCTCCTCGAAGATCTCTTCCTCATCGCGCGACTACCAGCATGGGGCAAGACGCTGCGCGCCCGAGCAGCCTCCAGTCCCAAAGTGCACATGGTCGACTCCGGGCTCGCAGCACGATTGCTGCGGCTCACGCCGGACAAGCTGGCCAGCCTGGACCCAACTGCGTTGACCGAGTTCGGGAACCTTCTGGAAACCTTCGTGGTTGGTGAATTGCGCAAGCAGGTCTCGTGGCTCGAAGAGCAGGTCACCGTGGGGCACTGGCGCACTCACGACGGAGACGAGGTCGACTTCGTCATCGAGTTCGACGACGGCGGTGTGCTGGCCTTTGAGGTGAAGGCCGGCGAACGCGTCCCAGGCAGGGAGTTCTCTGGCCTTCGCAAGCTGCGCGATGCGCTCGGCAAGAGGTTCATCGCCGGAGTGGTCCTGGCCACTGGTCCGCGTTCGTTCAGCTTCGAGGACCGGCTCTACGTCATGCCCATCGACCGGCTCTGGACGCCTGTCGGCTGA
- a CDS encoding ABC transporter permease — MSAPVTGALRQSGNLFALALDVLRALPRRPFQGKEFIQQSWFIASVTILPTALVSIPFGAVIALQLGSLTRQLGAQSYTGAASVLAIIREASPIVTALLIAGAGGSAICADLGSRKIREEIDAMEVLGISPIQRLVVPRVLASMLVALLLNGLVSVVGVIGGYFFNVVLQGGTPGAYLASFTALAQVADLGSGEIKALIFGAIAAIVASYKGLTAGGGPKGVGDAVNQSVVITFMLLFVVNFVLTAVYFQVVPQKLG; from the coding sequence GTGAGCGCGCCGGTCACCGGCGCCCTGCGGCAGTCCGGCAACCTCTTCGCGCTCGCCCTCGACGTGCTGCGAGCCCTGCCCCGTCGGCCGTTCCAGGGCAAGGAGTTCATCCAGCAGTCCTGGTTCATCGCGAGCGTCACGATCCTGCCCACGGCGCTGGTCTCCATCCCGTTCGGCGCGGTCATCGCGCTGCAGCTCGGCAGCCTGACCCGCCAGCTCGGCGCGCAGTCCTACACCGGCGCGGCGTCCGTCCTGGCGATCATCCGCGAGGCCAGCCCGATCGTCACGGCCCTGCTGATCGCGGGCGCAGGGGGCTCAGCGATCTGCGCGGACCTCGGGTCCCGCAAGATCCGCGAGGAGATCGACGCCATGGAGGTGCTGGGCATCAGCCCGATCCAGCGGCTCGTCGTCCCGCGGGTGCTGGCCTCGATGCTCGTCGCGCTGCTGCTGAACGGGCTGGTCTCGGTGGTCGGGGTGATCGGCGGCTACTTCTTCAACGTCGTCCTGCAGGGCGGGACGCCGGGCGCGTACCTCGCGTCGTTCACCGCGCTCGCGCAGGTGGCCGACCTCGGCTCCGGCGAGATCAAGGCGCTGATCTTCGGCGCCATCGCGGCGATCGTCGCCTCGTACAAGGGGCTCACCGCCGGCGGCGGCCCGAAGGGGGTGGGCGACGCGGTCAACCAGTCCGTCGTCATCACCTTCATGCTGCTGTTCGTCGTCAACTTCGTCCTGACGGCCGTGTACTTCCAGGTCGTCCCGCAGAAGCTCGGGTGA
- a CDS encoding ABC transporter ATP-binding protein — MGVEIRVEGLTKSFGSQTIWQDVTLTLPAGEISVMLGPSGTGKSVFLKTLVGLLKPDRGSIFIEGRDLVTLRESDLYEIRKLFGVLFQDGALFGSMSLYDNIAFPLREHTRKSESEIRQIVNEKFELVGLQGAEDKLPGEISGGMRKRAGLARALVLDPEIILFDEPDSGLDPVRTAYLNQLIVDLNAQIDATFLIVTHDINTARTVPDNIGLLYHRHLAMFGPREMLLSSEEPVVRQFLNAQRIGPIGMSEEKDADELAAESGQELPPLPPIPMQLGTSDGTVRRHQREPGGWCRDNGVTPPPRSFSDDSMSEPVAS, encoded by the coding sequence GTGGGAGTCGAGATCCGTGTCGAGGGACTGACCAAGTCCTTCGGCTCGCAGACGATCTGGCAGGACGTCACACTGACGCTCCCTGCCGGGGAGATCTCCGTCATGCTCGGGCCCTCGGGCACGGGCAAGTCCGTGTTCCTCAAGACGCTGGTCGGCCTGCTCAAGCCGGACCGCGGGTCCATCTTCATCGAGGGCCGTGACCTCGTCACGCTGCGCGAGAGCGACCTCTACGAGATCCGCAAGCTGTTCGGCGTCCTCTTCCAGGACGGCGCGCTGTTCGGCTCGATGAGCCTGTACGACAACATCGCCTTCCCGCTGCGCGAGCACACCCGCAAGTCCGAGTCCGAGATCCGCCAGATCGTCAACGAGAAGTTCGAGCTCGTCGGGCTGCAGGGCGCCGAGGACAAGCTGCCCGGCGAGATCTCCGGCGGCATGCGCAAGCGCGCCGGACTGGCCCGCGCGCTGGTGCTCGACCCCGAGATCATCCTGTTCGACGAGCCCGACTCCGGCCTCGACCCCGTGCGCACGGCCTACCTGAACCAGCTGATCGTCGACCTCAACGCGCAGATCGACGCGACGTTCCTGATCGTCACGCACGACATCAACACCGCCCGCACCGTGCCGGACAACATCGGCCTGCTGTACCACCGCCACCTCGCCATGTTCGGCCCGCGCGAGATGCTGCTGAGCAGCGAGGAGCCCGTCGTCCGGCAGTTCCTGAACGCCCAGCGGATCGGGCCGATCGGGATGAGCGAGGAGAAGGACGCCGACGAGCTGGCGGCCGAGTCCGGCCAGGAGCTGCCGCCGCTGCCGCCGATCCCGATGCAGCTCGGCACCAGCGACGGCACCGTGCGTCGCCACCAGCGCGAGCCCGGTGGGTGGTGCCGGGATAACGGCGTGACGCCGCCGCCGCGCTCGTTCAGCGACGACTCCATGTCCGAGCCGGTGGCGTCGTGA